One region of Girardinichthys multiradiatus isolate DD_20200921_A chromosome 1, DD_fGirMul_XY1, whole genome shotgun sequence genomic DNA includes:
- the ano11 gene encoding anoctamin-7: MMKKSWELRMGDREVLLDMDARGEAHTTDSYGSLQNGDFFPPRCFSAAALEDDVRCDDPIHMRCIKGDNHMVSKMGNYFRDGRTKIDFVLVWEIRSRHKQRGKGKGNGICEDRESAEWRDKFVQNLQSAGLLLEKEETANEKKTIHFLKISTPWDVLVYYAEELCLRAPLQAQQHLDLNTSSVVLKRLCIPNLMMESVPNRPLDYYTCAFRKSKMNRFLGSEDQDTYFTNTQRHQVVYEILARTVYGKKKRTEVGVDRLVNEGAYTAAYPLHEGPFQLPSYEICSDELNQRQVLHYYWARWCKWYKYQPLDHIREYFGEKIALYFAWLGFYTAWLLPAAIVGTLVFVSGVMSMDTNTPAEDICNSGAKYPMCPLCKTCEAWNMSDICTMAKLGYLFDHPGTVFFSVFMSFWAVTFLEFWKRKMATLAHHWDCMDFHEEEERPRPEFAATAPTVEENPVTGVKEPYFPEQTRLSRMFTGSMVIILMLCVVIIFLVTVVMCRGVISVMMYQSGSPVLRTEAGTIANICSSIVNLGFILFMGQVYTALAEQLTKWEMHRTQTQHDNAFTLKVFIFQFVNFYSSPFYVAFFKGRFVGYPTNYGTLFGMRNEDCGPGGCLIELAEQLFIIMVGKQLINNIQEFIIPKVKAWRQKRTLASVLGDNEPDEPRRWEEDYKLVPCGGLFEEYLEMVLQFGFITIFVAAFPLAPLFALLNNWVEIRLDAHKFVCEYRRPVAERAQNIGVWFNILEALSHLSVIANAFLIAFTSDFLPRLLYQYKFSNDLNGYVNFTLAYAPLNNTDYPRCRYKAFRDNDGTYTLFYWELLAVRLGFIIAFEHVVFFVLRAIDWIVPDVPESLELKIKREHYLAKQALAENQEALL, from the exons ATGATGAAAAAGAGCTGGGAGCTGCGAATGGGAGacagagaagtcctcctggatATGGATGCCAGGGGTGAAGCACACACCACAGACAGCTACGGCAGTCTGCAGAATGGGGATTTTTTCCCACCACGATGT TTTTCAGCTGCGGCTTTGGAGGATGATGTGCGCTGTGATGATCCAATTCATATGCGCTGCATAAAAGGAGATAATCACATGGTTTCAAAGATGGGGAACTACTTTAGAGATGGAAGAACTAAAATTG ATTTTGTGCTGGTGTGGGAGATCCGATCACGGCACAAGCAGCGTGGGAAGGGGAAAGGCAACGGGATCTGTGAGGATAGGGAGTCTGCAGAGTGGAGGGACAAATTTGTCCAGAATCTGCAGAGTGCTGGACTGCTCTTGGAAAAG GAGGAAACagcaaatgaaaagaaaaccatacattttcttaaaatcaGTACTCCCTGGGATGTGTTGGTTTATTATGCTGAGGAACTGTGCCTCCGAGCTCCACTGCAG GCCCAGCAGCATCTGGACCTCAACACATCTTCTGTGGTTCTAAAACGACTGTGTATACCCAACCTAATGATGGAGTCCGTGCCAAACAGGCCACTCGACTATTACACTTGCGCTTTCCGCAAGTCAAAGATGAACAG GTTTCTTGGTTCCGAAGACCAAGACACCTACTTCACTAATACTCAGAGACACCAGGTC GTTTATGAGATTCTTGCTCGGACGGTGTACGGCAAAAAGAAAAGGACAGAAGTTGGTGTGGATCGACTGGTAAACGAAGGGGCCTACACAGCAGCTTATCCTCTGCATGAG GGTCCTTTCCAGCTTCCAAGCTATGAGATCTGTTCTGACGAGCTCAACCAGAGGCAGGTTCTGCACTACTACTGGGCTCGCTGGTGCAAATGGTACAAGTACCAACCACTAGATCACATTAGGGAATACTTTGGAGAGAAGATTGCCCTCTACTTTGCTTGGCTAG GCTTCTACACAGCCTGGCTGCTGCCGGCAGCCATAGTGGGAACGCTGGTTTTTGTGTCAGGAGTCATGTCCATGGACACCAACACACCAGC GGAGGACATTTGTAACAGCGGTGCGAAGTATCCGATGTGTCCACTCTGTAAAACATGTGAAGCCTGGAACATGTCTGATATCTGCACCATGGCAaag TTGGGCTACCTGTTTGACCACCCGGGTACTGTTTTCTTCAGTGTTTTCATGTCCTTCTGGGCTGTGACCTTTCTGGAGTTCTGGAAACGAAAGATGGCCACTCTGGCTCATCACTGGGACTGCATGGATTTCCATGAGGAGGAG GAGCGTCCTCGGCCTGAATTTGCCGCCACGGCCCCGACTGTGGAAGAAAATCCAGTGACTGGAGTCAAAGAGCCATACTTTCCAGAGCAAACGAGGCTGTCTCGCATGTTCACTGGCTCCATGGTCATCATACTGATG CTGTGTGTAGTGATAATCTTCCTGGTGACAGTGGTCATGTGTCGAGGTGTCATCAGCGTGATGATGTACCAAAGCGGGAGCCCTGTGCTGCGTACAGAG GCCGGGACTATAGCTAATATCTGCAGCAGCATTGTAAACCTGGGCTTCATTCTGTTCATGGGACAGGTTTATACCGCCCTCGCTGAACAGCTCACTAAATGGG AGATGCACAGAACACAAACCCAGCATGACAACGCTTTCACCCTTAAAGTGTTCATCTTCCAGTTTGTCAACTTCTATTCATCTCCCTTCTACGTGGCTTTCTTTAAGGGAAG GTTTGTGGGTTACCCTACAAACTATGGAACCTTGTTTGGGATGAGAAACGAAGAT TGTGGTCCTGGCGGTTGCCTCATTGAGCTGGCTGAACAACTCTTCATCATAATGGTGGGGAAGCAGCTTATCAACAACATTCAGGAGTTCATTATACC taaagtaaaagcCTGGCGCCAGAAGAGAACCTTAGCCAGTGTGCTGGGAGATAATGAGCCAGATGAGCCTCGGCGCTGGGAGGAAGACTACAAACTGGTACCGTGTGGGGGCCTGTTCGAGGAATATCTGGAAATGG TCCTTCAGTTTGGGTTCATCACAATTTTTGTGGCAGCGTTCCCCCTCGCACCACTCTTCGCCCTCTTGAACAACTGGGTGGAGATCCGCCTGGACGCCCACAAGTTTGTGTGCGAGTACCGCCGACCGGTGGCCGAGCGGGCACAAAACATCGGAGTTTGGTTCAACATATTAGAGGCCTTGTCCCATCTGTCAGTAATTGCCAAC GCTTTTCTAATCGCCTTTACATCAGATTTTTTACCACGCTTGCTCTACCAGTACAAGTTCAGTAACGATCTTAATGGATATGTTAACTTCACCTTGGCCTATGCACCACTTAACAACACTGACTACCCCAGGTGCAG ATACAAAGCATTCAGAGACAACGATGGAACATACACTCTCTTCTACTGGGAGCTCCTTGCTGTCCGACTTGGTTTTATCATTGCATTTGAG CAcgttgtgttttttgttctgcGAGCCATTGACTGGATTGTACCTGATGTCCCTGAGTCCTTGGAGCTGAAGATCAAGAGGGAGCACTACCTTGCCAAGCAAGCACTGGCTGAAAACCAGGAGGCGCTGTTG tga